In Cheilinus undulatus linkage group 14, ASM1832078v1, whole genome shotgun sequence, a genomic segment contains:
- the LOC121521907 gene encoding G-protein coupled receptor 6, protein MNESLVVNDSSATPVPGEALPWIEAESLENNSSLEYSTAPLDYPINPWDIMLCMSGTVIACENAIVVAIIFYTPTLRTPMFVLIGSLATADLLAGMGLILNFVFQYVISSETISLITVGFLVASFTASISSLLAITVDRYFSLYNALTYFSEKTLQYVHLMLLGTWGVSLFLGLLPVLGWNCLDEPSSCSIVRPLTRSNLMLLATSFFAIFMLMLTLYFKICKIVCHHAHQIALQQHFFATSHYVATKKGVSTLAIILGTFGASWLPFAIYCLVGEKEYPPVYTYATLLPATYNSMINPIIYAYRNAEIQRSIYMLLCGCFQANKAYRSRSPSEV, encoded by the coding sequence ATGAACGAGTCGCTGGTGGTGAATGACTCCTCTGCGACTCCCGTGCCAGGAGAAGCTCTCCCATGGATCGAGGCTGAGTCTTTGGAGAACAACAGCAGCCTGGAGTACTCCACCGCTCCTTTAGATTACCCCATCAACCCATGGGACATTATGCTGTGTATGTCTGGCACCGTGATCGCCTGTGAAAATGCCATCGTGGTAGCAATCATCTTCTACACGCCCACGCTGAGGACTCCCATGTTTGTGCTGATCGGGAGCCTGGCCACAGCGGACCTGCTGGCTGGCATGGGATTAATCCTGAACTTTGTGTTCCAGTATGTGATCTCCTCTGAGACTATCAGCCTTATCACTGTCGGCTTCCTCGTGGCCTCTTTCACCGCCTCCATTAGCAGCCTTTTAGCCATCACGGTGGACCGTTACTTCTCACTGTACAACGCCCTGACTTACTTCTCAGAGAAGACGCTGCAGTACGTACACCTGATGCTGCTGGGGACCTGGGGCGTGTCTCTGTTTCTGGGTCTGCTGCCGGTGCTTGGCTGGAACTGCCTGGACGAACCTTCGTCCTGTAGCATCGTCCGACCCTTAACCCGCAGCAACCTCATGCTCCTCGCCACCTCTTTCTTCGCCATTTTCATGCTCATGCTAACCCTCTACTTTAAGATTTGTAAGATTGTGTGCCACCATGCCCACCAGATCGCCCTCCAGCAGCACTTTTTTGCTACGTCGCATTATGTAGCCACTAAGAAAGGGGTCTCCACTTTGGCTATCATTTTGGGAACATTCGGCGCCAGCTGGCTGCCATTCGCCATTTACTGCCTGGTTGGTGAGAAGGAGTATCCACCAGTGTACACTTATGCTACACTCCTTCCAGCCACCTATAATTCTATGATCAACCCAATCATCTACGCCTACAGGAATGCAGAGATCCAGCGCTCCATTTACATGCTCCTCTGTGGCTGCTTTCAGGCCAACAAAGCCTACAGGTCCAGGTCGCCTAGTGAGGTCTAA